The Mycolicibacterium monacense genome contains the following window.
TCAGCAGTGACCGGCTCGCGGTGGAGGTGTCGGTGACGAACGCGCCGCACAGCCGGTGCACCAGCCAGGTGTCGGTGGTGGTGACGACCCCGGAGCGGGTGAGTCCGGCCCGCAGCCACGCCATCTTCGGCGCCGAGAAGTACGGGTCGAGCACCAGCCCGGTCCGCTGCGCGATCCGGTCGGCCGAGCCGGCCAGCGGAGCGCACACCGACTCGGCCCGACGGTCCTGCCAGACGATTGCGGGTGTCAGCGGGCGGCCGGTGTCACGGTCCCACGCCAGGACCGTCTCACCCTGGTTGGCCAGTGCGACCGCCGCGACGGGAACACCCGCCCGCGCCAACGCTTCCCGGCCGGCACCGACCACCGAATCCCACATCGCCTCCGGGTCCTGCTCGACCGCGCCACCGGCGAGGTACTGCGGCCGCAACGCGACCTCGGCGACCGAGACCACCCGACCGGACCCGTCGGAGCCGTAGTCGACGACGATCGCCTTCGTCCCCGACGTGCCCTGATCGATGGCGAGCAGATGTGTCATCAGTCCTTCGCGGCCTCACGGTCGAGTTCGGCGTCGATCGAGTGCATATCGGGCATCGACAAGCCGTGGCGGCCGCGGGTGGCCAGCAGGTAACCCAGGTACAGCGCACCGATCACCACCATGACGATGACGTAGGACCACGCCTCCTTGAAGCTCGAATCGCGGAACAGCGCCAGTTCGAAGGCCAGCCAGACCACTGCCACCGCGACGACCGGGATCTCCCACGCGCCGAGGTCGAATTTCCCGTTGGCGGGCAACGACTTGCGCTTGATCAGGTAGAGCACCACGGTCGAGGCGTACATCACCGCGGGCAGCAGGGTGGCGGCGCCGAACAGCGTGAACAGCGCGGTCTCCGAGCGGGAGAAGATCGCCAGGATGAGGTTGGCGACGACGAAGTAGAGCACCGCGGCCTTGAACGGGGTGTGGAACCGCGGCGAGATCTGGTCCCACTGCTGCCAGCCGGGGAAGCGCTTGTCCCGCGACATCGCCCAGGTGAGCCGCACGCCGGTGATCATGATGACCAGACCGCACGCGAAGATCGCCAGCACCACCATCAGCAGCAGCAGTGTCGCCACGACCGAGCCGAGGGTCGATTCGATGACGTCGGCGATCGGCGTCCCGGATTCGGCGAGCGCGATGGGATCGCCCGCGGCCAGCGTCACCGCGACCAGGAACAGGAAGCCCAGCACACCGGAGGCGAGCACGGCCTGGCACATCGCGCGCGGCACCACCCGTTCGGGGTCGTGGGTCTCCTCGGCGAGGTTGGCGGCCGATTCGAAGCCGACGATGGTGAAGGCGCCGAGCAGGAAGCCCAGCATCCAGGGGCCCGCCGACGTCCAGTCGCCGAAGCTCCAGAACCCCTCGGCTGGAACTGCGCCCTTGCTGAACAGGTTGCCGAAGTCCATGTCCCCGCGGATCGCGGCGACCACGAGCAGCAGCACCGTGAGCGCCACCATGCCGATCAGTTCGAGGGTGACGAAGCTGTTGTTGACGCGTTCGGCCCAGGGCGTCGAGAACGCCACGAGCAGGAACTGGATCAGCAGCACGCCGGCGGTGATCAGCCAGGCGATGGTGGCGGTGCTCTCGTAGTTCAGCAGCACCGGCAGGATCGTCGAGGCGATCGTGTAGTCGACCGCGCAGACCACGATGGCCAGGAACGTGAACGAGATCCAGCCGATGATCCAGCCCAGCACGGGGTTGGCCAGGCGTGACATCCACTGGTAGTGGTAGCCGGTCACGGGGATCCGGGAGGCCAGCGCGCCCAGCACGAAGGCCACCGCCAACTGGCCGACGACCGCGATCGGCCACGTCCAGATACCGATCGGACCCGAGGAGTTCAGCACCGATCCGTAGGTGGTGAAGATGCCGGTGGCGATCGAGACGAACGCGAACGCCACGGCGAACGACGCGAACTTCCCGGTGCGCCGCTCGAGGGATTGGGAGTAGCCGAACTGTGCGAGTTCGGCGGCGTCACCGTCGCCGGGAACAGGACCGGACATCGTTCCTCCAGAGTTGGTATAGACCATGTGGTTGAACCGTAGTATGGGTGTGAGCCACATCATCGTCAAGCCAGGTAACAAAGCGTTTACCCGACGCGCGGCTTCGGTTCTCCTTGGCCATGTGAATCCAGCACCCGGCTACGCTGCAGACATGCCGGCCGCCGCCAGGAAGAGCCCGCCGCAGGGCGGTGGCGACCCACCGCGTTACCTCGCCATCGCGGCGTTGGTCCGCGACCGGATCGCCACCGAGCAGCTCGGGCCGCACACGTTGCTGCCGTCGGAACGCGAACTCGCCGAACAGCACGGCGTCAGTCGGATGACCGCCCGGCAGGCGCTGTCGCTGCTCGAGAGCGAGGGTGTGGTCTACCGCAGACCGCCGCGTGGCACGTTCGTCGCCGAACCGCGGGTGCGGTTCCACATCGGCAGCTTCTCCGAGGAGGTGTCCCGGCTCGGACGCCGGCCCGCCGCGCGCCTGCTGTGGGCCGAACGGCAACAGCCGACGCCCGCGGTGCAGCTGGCCCTCGCGCTTCCCGACGGGGCCGCCGTGCACGTGTTCCACCGCCTGCGCAGCGTCGACGACGCACCCGTGGCCCTCGAGACCACCTTCCTGCCCGCCGACCTGACCCCGGGCATCCTCGACACTCCCGAGGAGGGTTCGCTGTGGGCGGTCCTGCGCGATCGTTACGGCATGCGCTTGGCCCGGTCGACGGCGGTGCTGGAGTCGATCGTGCTCGACGACACGTCGAGCTCCCAGCTCGCGGTGCGGGCCGGTTCGGCGGGCACGCTGCTGACCCGGCGCACCGAGGACGACGCCGGCCGCTGCGTGGAGTACGCGCGCGACGTCTACCGCGCCGACCGCGCCGCGTTCGAGGTCTCCGAGGTGCTCACGGTCGACCGCACAACGGTCTGACCGGGCTCTGGCTGCCGTAAGCTCGCTGTTCGTGCAAACCCGTCCGATGAGCCGCTCGCGCGAAGAGATTCGAACGCGCAGGCTGGGGGTGATGGGCGGGACGTTCGATCCCATCCACCACGGACACCTGGTCGCCGCCAGCGAGGTGGCCGACCTGTTCGACCTCGACGAGGTCGTCTTCGTGCCGACCGGACAGCCCTGGCAGAAGCACGACCGCCGGGTCACCGCACCCGAGGACCGCTACCTGATGACGGTGATCGCCACCGCGTCCAACCCCCGGTTCTCCGTCAGCCGGGTGGACATCGACCGCGGCGGACCGACCTACACCAAGGACACGCTGCGCGACCTGCATGAGCTCAACCCCGACGCCGACCTGTACTTCATCACCGGCGCCGACGCGCTGGGCTCGATCCTGTCGTGGCAGAACTGGGAGGAGATGTTCTCGATCGCGCGGTTCGTCGGGGTCAGCAGACCCGGCTACGAGCTGGACGGTAAGCACATCTCGGCCGCCCTTCGGGAACTTCCCGCCGACGCGCTGTCGTTGGTGGAGGTGCCGGCGTTGGCGATCTCGTCGAGCGACTGCCGTAAGCGCGCCGTCGAGGCGCGGCCAATCTGGTACCTGGTGCCCGACGGAGTGGTGCAGTACGTCACCAAACGCAGGCTCTACCTTCCCGAACCGACTCCAGAGTTGAGGACACCCGAATGACCGCCTCCGACGAAGCCATCCAGATGGCGACCGTCGCCGCCCGAGCGGCGTCGTCGAAACTCGCCGACGACGTCGTCGTCATCGACGTCTCCGGCCAGCTCGTCATCACCGACTGCTTCGTGATCGCCTCGGCGAGCAACGAACGACAGGTGAACGCCATCGTCGACGAGGTCGAGGAGAAGATGCGGCTGGCCGGGCACAAGCCCGCGCGCCGGGAGGGCACCCGCGAGGGACGGTGGACCCTGCTCGACTACGTCGACATCGTCGTCCACATCCAGCACCAGGACGAGCGCAACTTCTACGCGCTGGACCGGCTGTGGCGGGACTGCCCGACGGTGCCGGTGGACCTGGACGGCGATGAGCCGCTTGCGCGAAGAGAAACGGATGACGTCTCGTGAGGGTGCGCCGGTTGGTGCTGCTGCGGCACGGCCAGACCGAGTTCAACGCGGGACGCCGGATGCAGGGGCAACTCGACACCGAGCTGTCCGAACTCGGCAGGGAACAGGCGGTCGTCGCCGCCGAGGCGCTGGCCAAACGTCAGCCGCTGCTGATCGTGTCCTCGGATCTGCGGCGCGCCCTCGACACGGCGGTCGCGCTCGGTGAGCGCTGCGGGCTGCCGGTGTCGGTCGACACCCGGTTGCGGGAGACGCATCTGGGTGACTGGCAGGGGATGACTCACCTCGAGGTCGACGCCGCCGCCCCGGGTGCGCGGCTGGCCTGGCGCGAGGATGCAAGGTGGGCGCCGCACGGCGGGGAGAGCCGCGTCGACGTGGCGGCCCGTAGCCGGCCGCTGGTGGGCGAACTCGTTGCGGGGCAACCGGAGTGGGGTTCGGATTCGGACGGTCACGAACCCGACCGCCCCGTCGTGCTGGTCGCCCACGGCGGCCTCATCGCCGCGTTGACGGCCGATCTGCTGGGCCTGCCGGTGGACAACTGGCCGGTGCTGGGCGGGATGGGAAACGCCAGTTGGGTGCAGCTGTCGGGACACTCGCAGCCCGACGCCGGCCTCGACGACATCCGCTGGCGGCTGGATGTGTGGAACGCCTCGGCGCAGGTCGGCCATGACGTCCTCTGAGCCCGACCCGGCCCGCCGCACGCTACTGGTCTTCGCCGATTCGCTGGCCTACTACGGCCCGACCGGCGGCCTGCCGTCCGACGATCCCCGGATCTGGCCCAATCTCGTTGCCGGCCAACTCGGCTGGGATCTCGAACTGATCGGCCGCATCGGGTGGACATGCCGTGACGTGTGGTGGGCGGCGACGCAGGATCCGCGGGCGTGGGCGGCGTTGCCGCGCGCCGGTGCGGTCGTCTTCGCCACCGGCGGCATGGATTCGCTGCCGTCACCGCTGCCCACCGCGCTGCGGGAACTCATCCGCTACGTGCGGCCACCGTGGCTGCGCCGGTGGGTGCGCGACGGGTACGGCTGGATCCAACCGCGGCTGTCACCGGTGGCGCGGGCCGCGCTGCCGCCGCACCTCAGCGCGGAGTACCTCGAGATGACCAGGGGCGCCATCGACTTCAACCGCCCCGGCATCCCGATCGTCGCCTCGCTCCCGTCGGTGCACATCGCCGAGACCTACGGCAAGGCGCATCACGGCAGAGCAGGCACGGTACGGGCGATCACCGAATGGGCCGAGGAACACGACGTCCCCCTGGTCGACCTCAAGGCCGCCGTCGCCGAACAGGTCCTCGGTGGGCACGGCAACCCGGACGGCATCCACTGGAACTTCGAGGCGCACCAGGCGGTGGCCGAGCTCATGCGCAAGGCGCTCGCCGAAGCCGGTGTGCCGCAGGGTAACTGATCAATGGGGGTCGTGGTGGTGACCGACGCGTCCTCCCGGTTGCCGGTCGAGGATCTGCGGCGCTGGAACATCCGACAGGTCCCGCTGCACGTGCTGGTCGACGAGCACGATCTGCGCGACGGCGTGGATGTCATACCTCACGACATCCACGAGCGCGCGCACGTGACGACCGCCGGGGCCACGCCGGGTGAACTGGGTGCGGCCTACCGGCGGGCGCTGGCCGACAGCGGCGGCGACGGTGTGGTCGCGGTACATCTCTCGGCGGCCCTGTCGAGCACGTTCAGCTCGGCGGTGACCGCGGCCCGCGAATTCGGTTCGGCCGTGCGGGTGGTCAACTCGCGATCGGCCGCGATGGGGGTGGGCTTCGTCGCGACCGCGGCGGCGCGGTGCGCGGCCGCCGGTGGCGACCTCGACACCGTCGAATCGGTCGCTCGGTCGGCGGTGCCGCGGGGGTCGGCGTTCATCGTGGTGCACCGGCTCGACAACCTGCGGCGCAGCGGGCGGATCGGCGCGACGTCGTCCTGGCTGGGCACGGCCCTGTCCCTGAAACCCCTGCTGCGCATCGACGTCGACGGTCGTCTCGAGCTCGCCCAGCGCATCCGCACCGCGTCCAAGGCGCACGCCGCACTCGTCGAGCAGGTGGTGGAGTTCGTCGGGGACCGCCGGGCGGCGGTGGCCGTGCACCACGTCGACAACCACGATGCCGCCGACGCGATCGGCGCGGCGCTGACCGAACGACTGCCGCAGATCGAGACGCTCACGGTCACCGACATGGGGCCGGTGCTGGCGATCCACCTCGGTGCGGGCGCGGTCGGGGTGTGCGTCAGCCTCTCGGCCTGAGCTCGTCGGACCGTCGGCACGACGGTTGTTGACGGCTTCTCGCGCGTTCCGCGTCACCCAACCGTGGTCTCGACGCGCGCTTCGGTAAGTGGTAACTTACGGTTCGTGGTCACTTACCAACAGGACGAAGCGTGGGTGGCGATGGCGGACCGCACCAGACGCTCGATCGTCGAACGGCTCGCGCGCGGTCCCTGTGCGGTCGGCGAGTTGGCCAGGGACCTGCCGGTGAGCAGGCCTGCGGTGTCCCAGCACCTCAAGGTGCTCAAGCGGGCCGGACTGGTCCATGACCACGCGGACGGTACGCGTCGCGTGTACCAGCTGAACCCGGACGGGCTGGCGGCCATGCGCGCCGATCTCGACCGGTTCTGGGCGCGCGCACTGGCCGACTTCAAGGAGATCGTCGAGCAGCGAGAAGGAGAGGGCCCATGACGGAGGCGCAATCCACCACCGTCCGTCACGAGGTGACGGTCGACGCACCGCTCGAACGTGCGTTCCGGGTGTTCACCGAGCGGTTCGGTGACTTCAAACCGCGTGAGCACAACCTGCTGCGAGTGCCCATCGCCGCAACGGTGTTCGAACCGCGCGTCGGTGGACACATCTACGACCGCGGCGTCGACGGCAGCGAGTGCCGGTGGGCGCGCATCGTGGCCTACGAGCCGCCGGATCGGGTGGTGTTCACGTGGGACATCGGCCCCACCTGGCAGGTCGAGGCCGACCTCGAACGGACCAGCGAAGTGGAGGTGCGGTTCGTCGGCGAGACCGCCGAGCGGACCCGCGTCGTCCTGGAGCACCGTCACCTCGACCGGCACGGTGACGGCTGGGAATCCGTGGCGACGGGTGTCGGCGGCGACGCCGGCTGGCCGCTGTACCTGACGCGGTACCGGGGCCTGCTGACGTGACCGCGCAAGCGCCGCTGACCGAGTTGACGCGCGCCGAACGCGCCGATCTCGCGGAATTCCTCGCCACGCTGACCCCCGAGGAGTGGTACGCACCGAGTCTGTGCGCCGGGTGGACCGTCAAAGACGTTGTCGCTCATGTCATCAGCTACGAGGATCTCGGCGTCGCCGGCTTCCTCGGGCGTTTGGTGAAGGGCCGAATCACCCACGCGAATCAGGTCGGGGTGAACGAATTCTCCCATCTGTCCCCGTCGGAACTGCTCGATCACCTCAACCGGCACCTCGACCCGTCGGGGCTCACCGCGCAGTTCGGCGGGATGATCGGCTTCGTCGACGGCACGATCCACCACCAGGACATCCGCCGCGCGCTGGACCGGCCGCGCACCATCCCGGCCGACCGGCTGTCGCGGATCCTGCCGCTGGTGCCCGGCAATCCGCGGTTGGGTGCCGGCCGGCGGATCCGGGGGCTGCGACTGCGCGCCACCGATGTCGACTGGACCCACGGCGACGGCCCGGAGGTGGTCGGACCAGGGGAGGCCCTGCTGATGGCGATGACCGGACGTCCGGCTGCACTCGCGGACCTGGACGGCCCCGCCAAAGCTCTTCTCGCGCAACGGCTTCGCCCTCGCCGAGACTAGGGTAGTTGACGGGTTCACCCGCGTTTCGCGTCACCCACCGTGGTGTCGGCGCGCGTGGTGGTCAGCCGATGCGGCCGGTGACTGGCGGCAGGTCCTTGAGCGTCACGATGCCCGGCGGTGCGGCGACCACCGCGGGCACCGCATTGGTCACCGGCATCGCGGTGTAGATCATCCCGAGATCCATGAAACCGGGTTCGGTCCAGTCGCGCGGCGGCAGACAGTGGAGCACCGTGCGCATATTCGGTAGCCCGAACACCTGGATGACGTGGCCGTGCTCGAGCGGTTTGGGCGGGGTGACGTGATCGCCCATGATCCAGTTGAATCCGACACTGACGACGTTTCGGTCGCCCACCCAGCCGCGGTGGTAGCCGTACACCCCGGCGACGGTGCCGGCCGGGATCTGCATGAACCCGAGGTCGGTGTCGCCGGTCGCGGTGCTGAACTCGACGTCGAAGGTGATCCGGTCGAGCGTTGCGCCGATCGCGTCGGCCATCATCGCCGCCGACTCCGCGAACACCTCGCTTTCGCGGCGGACGCTCTCGGCCAGGCCCGGGGTGTCGGGGTCCTGCGAGAAACCCATCGCCGTCTGGGTCCCGGCCGACTCGTAGGTCGAACAGTCCACCGACTCGGTGATGCGGATCTCGTCGACGCGTTCGCATGCCCCGGACAGGACCATGCCGACCATGTTCGTCATACCGGGGTGCGCACCGCTGCCGAAGATCGTCGAATTACCTGCCGCACAGGCTTTCCGGATACGGTCGAGATCCTCCGGCGACTGCTTGCCGCCGGTGATCCAGGCGGCGCTCGAGCACACGTTGATGCCGGCCTCGAGGAGCCGGGTCAGCTCGTCGATGTCCGGCCACAGCGGGTTGTAGCAGCAGGCGTCGGGCCGCAGCGCGAGCAACGCGTCGATGTCGTCGGTGGCGGTGACACCGGTCGGTTCCGGCCACCCCGCGAGTTCGGCGGCGTCCACGCCGACCTTCGCGGCGCCGTGTGCGTACACGCCGACCAGTTCCATGTCGTCACGGCCGATGATCGCGTGCAGCGACCGCCTGCCGATGTTGCCGGTGGTCCACTGGATCACGCGCACCGGGCGCCCGGTGCGCGGTGGGGTCATCTGGCGGCGCCTCCTCGTCGAGCCTGCAGTCGCTACTAGAGACTAGGGGTGATGACGATCCGATCCTTCACTTTCACACTGGACGACGGCGTTCCGCCCGCGGTCGCGCCCTTCGCCCACGCGACGGCCGCGGGGCAGACGCTCTACGTCACCGGGCAGATGCCGACCGACCACACCGGCGAGATCGTCGGCACCGGCATCGAGGCGCAGACCGATCAGGTGCTGCGGAACCTGTTGCGCGTCACCCGACTGTGCGGTGGCGGCCTCGACGACGTGGTCGCGGTCCGGGCGTACCTGACCGACTGGGCGGAGTACGCGGCGTTCAACACCGCCTACGCCGCCTGGTTTCCCGACCGGCTGCCGTCACGGACGTGCGTCGGGGTCACCGGGCTGGCGGTCGGTGCCCGCGTCGAGATCGACTGGACGTGCTGGCGCGCCGACGGATGGGGACGCTGACCGTCATCCACAGCGCGGCGTTCATCCACAACCACGCCATCCCGGCCGCCGGATGCGGCTGATCCGACGGACGGCGTCCCTACCGTCGGGCGCATGCGGACCGAAGAGCCGGCCGAGCGGCTGCACCGCCGACTCGGCGCCGAAGAGGAACCCGACCACGACGGAGCACGGCCCGATACCGCCCTGTCCCGGTGGCTGCCGGATACGGCCACGCCGACGGGGCCGGGCTGGGTGGCGGCGGTGCGGGCCGACCCGGGCCGCGCCGGTGTCGTCGGGCTCGCCGTCGTGGGCGTCATCGCCGTGCTGGTCACGGTGTTCACGATGTGGCGTGACGACCCGCCCCCGGTGGTCGCGGCGAAACTGCCCGAGGTGGAGATGGTGTCGTCGGCTTCCCCGAAGCCCGCGCCCGACCAGCCGGTGGTCGTCAGCGTGGTCGGGCTGGTCCACAAGCCGGGGCTGGTGACCCTCGAGCCGGGCGCCCGGATCGCCGACGCGCTCGAGGCCGCCGGGGGAGCGGTCGACGGCGCGGACCTCATCGGGCTGAACATGGCACGCCGGCTCACCGACGGCGAGCAGATCATCGTCGGGATCGCCGCCGGCCCGGGACAACCGGCCACCATGGGCAGCTCCACCACGGCGGCGGGCGACGGTGGCGCTGCGGCACCGTCCGGTTCTGCGCCGGCCGAACGGACCGGTGCGCCCGGTGAGCCGGTGAACCTCAACACCGCCACCGTCGAGCAGTTGGACACGTTGCCGGGCGTCGGTCCGGTCACCGCGGCGGCGATCGTCGCCTGGCGAGATGCCCACGGCGCGTTCAGCAGTGTCGATCAGCTCGGTGACGTGGACGGCATCGGACCGGCGCGGCTGGCCAAACTGCGCGATCTGGTCCATGTGTGAGCGACGAGGCGGCGCCGCTGGACCTGCGACTGGTGCCGGCGGCGTCGACCGGCTGGGCGGTGACCGCGGCCGGAATCCACTGGCACACCGCGGCCGCGGTACTCGTACTGCTCGGCGGGATCGCCGCGACCGCTGCGGCGGCGGTGTGGGGTGGTGCCGAGGTGACGGCAGGCGCGGCGATACGGTCGGCGGCCGCCGGGCTCGCGGGCGTCGCCGTGGTGGGTGCGGCGTTCACCGTCGCGGTGACCGTCCGCGTCGACCAGGTGCGCCACCATCCGGTCACGGCGCTCTACGGGGCCACTGCGCCGGTGACCGTCACACCGGGCGACAGCCCGCGACCGCTCGGCGGCGGGCGGCTGATGTTCCGGGCTGTCCTGCACGCGGTGGACGGCAGGCCCATGTCGGGCCGGGTGGTGGTGTTCGCGTCGGCGAAGGGGTTCTCGGAGGTGAGCGCGGGCCGCCCGGCGGCGTTTCGCGCCGGCATCGGCAGGCCCACGCGGCGGGACCTCACCGTCGCCGTTCTGTCGGCCACGGGGGAGGCGGCCGTGGGGACGGCGCCGCCGGTGCATCGCATGGCGCAGTCGGTCCGGAGCGGGTTGGCCGACGCCGCGCGCGGGGCGCTGCCGGTCGATCAGGCGGCGATGCTGCCCGCTCTCGTACTCGGTGACACCGCGGCCGTTCCACCGGACACGACGGCGGACTTCCGCACCGCGGGTCTGACCCATCTGACGGCGGTGTCGGGCGCCAACGTGACGATCGTGTGCGGGGCGGTGCTGCTCAGCGCGGCGGTGCTCGGACCGCGCGCGGCGGTCACGCTGGCCGCGCTGGCGCTGATCACCTTCGTCGTGGTCGTGCAGCCGTCGGCGAGCGTGCTGCGGGCCGCGGTGATGGGGGCGATCACCCTGCTCGCGCTGGTCACACACCGCCGCAGGCAGGCGATCCCGGCGCTGGCGGCCAGCGTGCTGCTCCTCCTGATCGTCGCGCCGGAGCTGGCCGTGGACGCCGGGTTCGCGCTGTCGGTGGCGGCGACAGCCGGTCTGGTGGTGATCGCGCCGGTGTGGTCGCGGCGGCTGACCGGGCGGGGGTGGCCCAAACCGGTCGCCGACGCCGTCGGCGTGGCGATGGCGGCGCAGTTGGTGACCGCACCGCTGGTGGCGGGGATCTCGGGCCGCGTCAGCCTGGTGTCGGTGCTGGCGAATATCGTTGTCGCGCCGGTCATTCCACCGATCACGGTGATCGGCACCGCTGCGGCGGCGCTGTGTTGGCTGTGGCCGGCGGGCGCCGGACTGCTGATCCGGTTCACCGGACCGCCGCTGTGGTGGCTGCTGCGGGTGGCCGACTGGGCGGCGGCGGTGCCAGGCGCGTCGGTGCCGGTGCCGTCCGGCTGGGCCGGTGTCGGGCTGGTCGCGGCGGGTGGGATCGCGCTCGTCGTGCTGTGGCGGTGGCGGTGGGTGCGGCTGGCCGCCGGTGCGGCGGTGCTGGGTCTGGTGGCGTGGTCGGCGTCCGGCCACGCCGCGCTCGGCGGTGTCGGCGGCGCGTGACACGATCGTCGGGTGAGCCAACAGGTCGCAGCCCTACATCTGGTCTTGGGGGACGAGGAACTGCTCGTCGAACGCGCGGTGGCGGCGGTGATGAAGAGTGCGCGCAAGCTCGCCGGCACCGACGACGTCCCGGTCGACCGGTTACGCGCCGGAGAGGTGAGCACCAGCGAACTCGCCGAACTGCTCAGCCCGTCGCTGTTCTCCGACGAGCGGGTGGTGGTGCTCGAATCGGCCGCCGAGGCCGGTAAGGACGCGGTCGCGCTGATCGCAGGAGCGGCGGCCGATCTGCCGCCGGGCACCATGCTCGTCGTCGTGCACTCCGGCGGCGGCCGGGCCAAGGCGCTGGCCGATCAGCTCAAGAAGCTCGGCGCCGAGGTGCATCCGTGCGCCAAGATCGCCAAGGCCGCCGACCGGGCGGATTTCGTGCGCAGGGAGTTCCGCAGCCACAAGGTCAAGGTCACCGACGACACCGTCACCGCGGTGCTCGACGCGGTCGGTTCCGACATCCGCGAGCTGGCCGCGGCGTGCTCGCAGCTGGTGGCCGACACCGCGGGTGAGGTCACCGCGGTCGCCGTGCGTCGGTACCACTCCGGCAAGGCGGAGGTGAAGGGGTTCGACATCGCCGACAAGGCCGTGACCGGCGACGTCGCCGGGGCCGCCGAGGCGCTGCGATGGGCGATGCTCAGCGGCGAACCGCAGGTGGTGCTGGCCGATGCGCTGGCCGAGGCGGTGCACACCATCGCCCGTGTCGCGCCACTGTCGGGCGATCCCTACCGGCTGGCGGGTGAACTGGGCATGCCGCCGTGGCGGGTGCAGAAGGCGCAGAAGCAGGCGCGGCGCTGGTCGCGGGCGTCGGTGGCGGAGGCCATGCGGCTGGTCGCGGCACTCAACGCAGACGTCAAGGGCGCAGCGGCAGATGCCGACTACGCCCTTGAATCAGCGGTGCGCAGAGTCGCCGAACTCGTGGCCGACTAGCGAGCGCGGGGAACGCTCAGAGCTTGTTCAGCGCGACCGAGAGCGCCGACTTCTTGTTGGCGGCCTGGTTCTTGTGGATGACGCCCTTGCTGGCGGCCTTGTCCAGCTTGCGGCTGGTCGCGACGAGCAGTTCGGCGGCCTTGTCCTTGTCGCCGGCGTCGAGGGCCTCGCGGAACCCGCGCACCGCGGTGCGCAGCGAGGACTTCACCGACTGGTTGCGCAGACGGCGACGCTCGTTGGTACGGATGCGCTTTTCCTGCGACTTGATGTTGGCCACGTAGAGCAGTCCTTCTGAATATCGGATGGATGATGCAAAGTCTTCGGCCCCGCCGAGGCGGCGGGCAGCGATTGTTCAGGCTACCAGCGAGGCACTCAATCGACCAAAGTGAGCCCCGCTAACCTGCCTGAACGCCCGGTGTGGGGCAAAGTGTCATGGGTGAGCCTGCGCACCCTGCCGACCGAATCCAGCCGATCCTCCCGTACCAACGGTGCGCGGACCAAAAGGCACGAAGGAATCTTCGACGGCTACAACAGCGTCGGCGGCTACGACAAGGCCTTCGACGAGATGTTCGACCCCCAGGGCAACGTGCGC
Protein-coding sequences here:
- a CDS encoding amino acid permease; its protein translation is MSGPVPGDGDAAELAQFGYSQSLERRTGKFASFAVAFAFVSIATGIFTTYGSVLNSSGPIGIWTWPIAVVGQLAVAFVLGALASRIPVTGYHYQWMSRLANPVLGWIIGWISFTFLAIVVCAVDYTIASTILPVLLNYESTATIAWLITAGVLLIQFLLVAFSTPWAERVNNSFVTLELIGMVALTVLLLVVAAIRGDMDFGNLFSKGAVPAEGFWSFGDWTSAGPWMLGFLLGAFTIVGFESAANLAEETHDPERVVPRAMCQAVLASGVLGFLFLVAVTLAAGDPIALAESGTPIADVIESTLGSVVATLLLLMVVLAIFACGLVIMITGVRLTWAMSRDKRFPGWQQWDQISPRFHTPFKAAVLYFVVANLILAIFSRSETALFTLFGAATLLPAVMYASTVVLYLIKRKSLPANGKFDLGAWEIPVVAVAVVWLAFELALFRDSSFKEAWSYVIVMVVIGALYLGYLLATRGRHGLSMPDMHSIDAELDREAAKD
- a CDS encoding GntR family transcriptional regulator; translation: MPAAARKSPPQGGGDPPRYLAIAALVRDRIATEQLGPHTLLPSERELAEQHGVSRMTARQALSLLESEGVVYRRPPRGTFVAEPRVRFHIGSFSEEVSRLGRRPAARLLWAERQQPTPAVQLALALPDGAAVHVFHRLRSVDDAPVALETTFLPADLTPGILDTPEEGSLWAVLRDRYGMRLARSTAVLESIVLDDTSSSQLAVRAGSAGTLLTRRTEDDAGRCVEYARDVYRADRAAFEVSEVLTVDRTTV
- the nadD gene encoding nicotinate-nucleotide adenylyltransferase, whose protein sequence is MSRSREEIRTRRLGVMGGTFDPIHHGHLVAASEVADLFDLDEVVFVPTGQPWQKHDRRVTAPEDRYLMTVIATASNPRFSVSRVDIDRGGPTYTKDTLRDLHELNPDADLYFITGADALGSILSWQNWEEMFSIARFVGVSRPGYELDGKHISAALRELPADALSLVEVPALAISSSDCRKRAVEARPIWYLVPDGVVQYVTKRRLYLPEPTPELRTPE
- the rsfS gene encoding ribosome silencing factor — translated: MTASDEAIQMATVAARAASSKLADDVVVIDVSGQLVITDCFVIASASNERQVNAIVDEVEEKMRLAGHKPARREGTREGRWTLLDYVDIVVHIQHQDERNFYALDRLWRDCPTVPVDLDGDEPLARRETDDVS
- the gpgP gene encoding glucosyl-3-phosphoglycerate phosphatase, encoding MRVRRLVLLRHGQTEFNAGRRMQGQLDTELSELGREQAVVAAEALAKRQPLLIVSSDLRRALDTAVALGERCGLPVSVDTRLRETHLGDWQGMTHLEVDAAAPGARLAWREDARWAPHGGESRVDVAARSRPLVGELVAGQPEWGSDSDGHEPDRPVVLVAHGGLIAALTADLLGLPVDNWPVLGGMGNASWVQLSGHSQPDAGLDDIRWRLDVWNASAQVGHDVL
- the octT gene encoding diglucosylglycerate octanoyltransferase → MTSSEPDPARRTLLVFADSLAYYGPTGGLPSDDPRIWPNLVAGQLGWDLELIGRIGWTCRDVWWAATQDPRAWAALPRAGAVVFATGGMDSLPSPLPTALRELIRYVRPPWLRRWVRDGYGWIQPRLSPVARAALPPHLSAEYLEMTRGAIDFNRPGIPIVASLPSVHIAETYGKAHHGRAGTVRAITEWAEEHDVPLVDLKAAVAEQVLGGHGNPDGIHWNFEAHQAVAELMRKALAEAGVPQGN
- a CDS encoding DegV family protein, with the protein product MGVVVVTDASSRLPVEDLRRWNIRQVPLHVLVDEHDLRDGVDVIPHDIHERAHVTTAGATPGELGAAYRRALADSGGDGVVAVHLSAALSSTFSSAVTAAREFGSAVRVVNSRSAAMGVGFVATAAARCAAAGGDLDTVESVARSAVPRGSAFIVVHRLDNLRRSGRIGATSSWLGTALSLKPLLRIDVDGRLELAQRIRTASKAHAALVEQVVEFVGDRRAAVAVHHVDNHDAADAIGAALTERLPQIETLTVTDMGPVLAIHLGAGAVGVCVSLSA
- a CDS encoding ArsR/SmtB family transcription factor; amino-acid sequence: MVTYQQDEAWVAMADRTRRSIVERLARGPCAVGELARDLPVSRPAVSQHLKVLKRAGLVHDHADGTRRVYQLNPDGLAAMRADLDRFWARALADFKEIVEQREGEGP
- a CDS encoding SRPBCC family protein, with protein sequence MTEAQSTTVRHEVTVDAPLERAFRVFTERFGDFKPREHNLLRVPIAATVFEPRVGGHIYDRGVDGSECRWARIVAYEPPDRVVFTWDIGPTWQVEADLERTSEVEVRFVGETAERTRVVLEHRHLDRHGDGWESVATGVGGDAGWPLYLTRYRGLLT